The Halovivax ruber XH-70 genome includes the window ACCTGAGCTGCGTCGTCGGTGGCGTGGAGCCGACGACGAACCCTCGAAAAGCGCGGTTGAGAACAGGACCGCTCCAGTGATCGGTCGTCGTCGCGTTTGCCAGCACGACGCGTCCGCCCGGCCCGACGAGGTCACACCACGTCGAGACGGCAGCGGCGGGGTCCGGAAGCATGCCGACGAGAAACGTCGCGACCACTGCGTCGATGTCTGGCCCCGCCGCATCGAGGGGCGGCTGGGCCGCATCCCCGTGTACGACGGAGACGTTTTCCAGATCCCTCGTTCGGTCCGCAGCCAGCGCGAGCACCTCGGGCGTGATGTCCACCCCGATCACTCTGCCCTCGTCGCCGACGCGTTCGCTGAGGTAGTCGAGGTTCGACCCGGTTCCACAGCCGAGTTCCACGACGGTATCGCCTGCCGAGAGGCCGCAGGCTGCGGCGACGGAACGCCGGACGTCTCGAACGCCGGGCAGCCAGGTCGCGAGCAGGTCGTACAGCCGTGCCCACCGACCGTAAAATTTCGTCGTGGCGTGTGATCCTGTGGTGGTCGGTCGGCTTCGCGCGGATGGATCTACCGCTGGAACACGCTCGGTCTGCCTATCGTGACCCTCGGAACCGGACCGGACCATCGACTCCCTCTACACTGGCTGGCTCCTTGAAATGCCCAGTCCGAACCGACTCGAGTTAGAGTCCGGTCGAGACGACCTGCCGGACGTCGTCCGCGACCGTCTCGGCGTCTGGACCGAGGACGTACGTGATTGGCTCGATCCCGTCACCGCCGGTCTGGTAGAGGACGGTCGCCTCCGGCGCACTCGCGATGGCAGCACCGACGCTCGATTGCAGTTCCTCGGTTTCGTCGAATTCGACGGCCGTGTGGCCGTCGGCCGTCAACGCGTCCAGAATGTCGGGGTCGTATCTGACGTTCAGGGCTGCGCTGGCGTCGCTTCCACGCTCCCTGGCGGCGAGCAGGATCGACGCGACGTGTTCGGAGACGCCGAACGCCGGATCGGCAGGTATCGTCGCTTGTCCTTTCACGTCGACGATTCGACCGGGAACGCCCGCGACGTCGTCGATCGTGCTCGCGTCCGGAGTACAGGCGACGAGGTTCGTACCGACCGCGGGGATGAGCGAGGCGAATCCGCTCGTGTTCTCGATGATGCGCAGCCCACGCCTGAGCGAGGACCGGACTCGTTCGGCGGTCCGCAGTTCGCTCGTCGGATCGTGGACGCGGAACGACGGGTGATCGGCGAGTTCGGGTTCCTCGTACTCGTGGAGCCGTGCGAGGACGTCGCCGCCGGCTTCGAGTTCACGGATGAGTACTTCGAGATCCACCAGCGCCTGGACGGACGTCACGGACCCGTCGGCGAGCCCGGTCGCGAGGTCGTCGACGTGCTCGCGGACGCGCTCGTCGTCGGCGATCTCGTCGTTGATCGTCACCTCGCCGTGGGCGTACTTCGAGACCGCGCTCTGACTGATGCCGAGGACCGACGCGACCTCGCGCTGGGTGAACCCCCGCTCGCGCAACTCGGCGGCGAGCATCGACCTGACGGTCGGCAGAAACTCTTCGACGACGAGTTCCTCGACGAATTTCATCCCGTGTCAGTAGACGGCCCCGGGAAATAACTCTGGGGTTTACGCCGTTCAGTTCTCGGACCGCTGGTCGCCACCGAATTCGTGGTCGCCGCCGATCTTCGAGGCCTGCGGACCGGACTGATCCTGATACTTCGAACCACGGTCTGCGCCGTACGGCCGGTCGGCGGGCGAGGATAGTTCGGTGAATGTCAGCTGTGAGACGCGCATCCCCGGCGTCAGCGAGACGGGGGCGCTCCCGAGGTTCGAGAGTTCGAGGGTGATCTGACCACGATAGCCCGGATCGCATAGGCCTGCCGTGGCGTGGACGACGACGGCGAGCCGACCGAGCGAGGACCGGCCCTCGACGTGAGCGATCAGGTCCGCGGGGATCTCGACGCGCTCGTGAGTCGTCCCGAGGACGAAGTCGCCAGGATGGAGGATGAAATCGTCGCCTTCGTCGACGACCGTCTCGGTCACGTACTCGCCGACTTCCTGCTCGGAGTTGGGGTGGATGCAGGGGATGTTCGTCCGGCGAAACTCGAGGAACTCGTTGCCGAGCCGGAGATCGACGCTGGCCGGCTGAATTTGCAACTCGAGGTCGTCGAGCGGCTCGATAACGAGGTCGCCAGCTTCGAGCCGGTCGAGGATGTCCGTATCCGAGAGGATCATGCTCGGAGACTGGCGCGGTCGCTGTTAAATGGTGCGGATCGACGTGACCGTGGGAGCCAAACTGGCGTGGCCGGCAGGGGCGGTCGCGTTGCTCCCGTCGACGGATCGTGGCGCCTATACTGGCGGGCAGCGAGACTGAGCTATGAAGCAGGCGATCGTCGCTCGGACGGACATCGGAATGGGGACCGGAAAGCTGGCTGCACAGGTGGCGCACGCCTCGCTCTCGGCCTACGAGAAGGCCGGCTCGAGCCGGCGCCGGGAGTGGAAGTCGGGCGGCCAGAAGAAGGTCGTTCTGAAGGCCGCGAGCGAACGCGAACTCCACGAACTGTCCGAGATCGCCGATCGCGAGGGACTCCCCAACGCCATCGTCCGCGACGCCGGCCACACGCAACTGGAGCCCGGCACCGTCACGACGCTGGCCGTCGGCCCCGCGGCGGACGATGCGGTCGATCGGGTGACGGGAGAGCTGTCGCTCTTTTGAGTCGATCTGTCCGTCTCGCCGGGGTTGACAGCCTGGAACGTTCCGCCCGCTGGCATCGATCTACGGGATCGCCGCCACGCGAAGGGATTTGAGGCCAGCACTCGTTTGACGCCTATGACCGAGGATCCGCACGCAGAGACGGCCGTCGAGCGACGAGGGCCACCACTTTCGGATGCGGCGGCGGCAGTCCTGCTCGTCCACGGGCGGGGAGCGCGCGCCCGTGGAATGCTCGACTTCGCGTCCGAGATCGACCAGGAGGGCGTGGCGTACCTGGCGCCGCAGGCGGCACGTGGCACCTGGTATCCCCAGTCGTTCATGGCGCCGATCGACGCGAACGAACCGCACCTGACCTCGGCGCTCGACAAGCTCGACACCGTTCGAT containing:
- a CDS encoding thiamine-phosphate synthase family protein produces the protein MKFVEELVVEEFLPTVRSMLAAELRERGFTQREVASVLGISQSAVSKYAHGEVTINDEIADDERVREHVDDLATGLADGSVTSVQALVDLEVLIRELEAGGDVLARLHEYEEPELADHPSFRVHDPTSELRTAERVRSSLRRGLRIIENTSGFASLIPAVGTNLVACTPDASTIDDVAGVPGRIVDVKGQATIPADPAFGVSEHVASILLAARERGSDASAALNVRYDPDILDALTADGHTAVEFDETEELQSSVGAAIASAPEATVLYQTGGDGIEPITYVLGPDAETVADDVRQVVSTGL
- a CDS encoding class I SAM-dependent methyltransferase, translating into MVRSGSEGHDRQTERVPAVDPSARSRPTTTGSHATTKFYGRWARLYDLLATWLPGVRDVRRSVAAACGLSAGDTVVELGCGTGSNLDYLSERVGDEGRVIGVDITPEVLALAADRTRDLENVSVVHGDAAQPPLDAAGPDIDAVVATFLVGMLPDPAAAVSTWCDLVGPGGRVVLANATTTDHWSGPVLNRAFRGFVVGSTPPTTQLRYDVDLVAQLETRVAAAHERLHDESRATVDSRHAMGLVRLTGGIVGEPDG
- the dcd gene encoding dCTP deaminase; this translates as MILSDTDILDRLEAGDLVIEPLDDLELQIQPASVDLRLGNEFLEFRRTNIPCIHPNSEQEVGEYVTETVVDEGDDFILHPGDFVLGTTHERVEIPADLIAHVEGRSSLGRLAVVVHATAGLCDPGYRGQITLELSNLGSAPVSLTPGMRVSQLTFTELSSPADRPYGADRGSKYQDQSGPQASKIGGDHEFGGDQRSEN
- the pth2 gene encoding peptidyl-tRNA hydrolase Pth2, with translation MKQAIVARTDIGMGTGKLAAQVAHASLSAYEKAGSSRRREWKSGGQKKVVLKAASERELHELSEIADREGLPNAIVRDAGHTQLEPGTVTTLAVGPAADDAVDRVTGELSLF